Proteins from a genomic interval of Oceanispirochaeta crateris:
- a CDS encoding sugar ABC transporter substrate-binding protein encodes MKKFLFLVLTICMTALPIFANGQSEDDGTFKVAYIARAQADSFAAWLANAVIEEADKYDDISVKVFDGQASDDKVNSLIENAIVNKFDAIIIQPNNGESQRPYAEKVVEAGIICITTNARISGIAGASSVDADPYEQAAVNARAALTQVPQGANVVILKGPPGNFHADERRKSWQKEFLDKRPDVKIVGEQIANWNKDEAMSLMEDWVQSNDKIDAIIAMNDNMCAGALEVVKDNKAFSNTLAYGVDGTAEAVLLIEEGLMTSTCLQSAYALAENLLEVSHKLLTGEATQLDVDIDAPLVTKENVQEYIEMHKRAGAL; translated from the coding sequence ATGAAAAAATTTCTGTTTTTAGTGCTGACGATCTGTATGACAGCCCTTCCGATTTTTGCCAATGGGCAGAGTGAAGATGATGGTACATTCAAAGTAGCCTATATTGCCAGAGCACAGGCAGACTCTTTTGCCGCATGGCTGGCAAATGCTGTTATTGAAGAAGCTGACAAATATGATGACATCTCCGTAAAAGTTTTTGACGGACAGGCTTCAGATGATAAGGTGAACTCTCTCATCGAGAATGCAATTGTCAACAAGTTTGACGCCATTATCATCCAGCCCAATAATGGTGAGTCTCAGAGACCCTATGCTGAAAAAGTTGTTGAAGCAGGAATCATCTGCATTACAACCAATGCCCGTATTTCCGGAATCGCCGGTGCATCCTCTGTGGATGCGGACCCTTATGAACAGGCTGCTGTCAATGCCCGCGCTGCTCTGACTCAGGTTCCCCAGGGTGCCAACGTTGTAATACTAAAAGGCCCTCCCGGAAACTTTCATGCTGACGAAAGAAGAAAAAGCTGGCAGAAAGAATTCCTTGATAAGAGACCTGATGTTAAAATCGTAGGTGAGCAGATTGCCAACTGGAACAAAGATGAAGCTATGAGCCTGATGGAAGACTGGGTACAGTCCAATGACAAAATTGATGCCATTATTGCCATGAATGACAATATGTGTGCCGGTGCTCTGGAAGTTGTTAAAGACAACAAAGCATTTTCCAATACTCTCGCTTATGGTGTTGACGGAACTGCAGAAGCCGTTCTGCTGATTGAAGAGGGACTAATGACATCCACCTGCCTGCAGAGTGCTTATGCTCTGGCTGAAAATCTACTGGAAGTCAGCCACAAACTGCTGACCGGTGAAGCAACTCAGCTTGATGTAGACATCGATGCTCCTCTGGTAACTAAAGAAAATGTTCAGGAATACATTGAAATGCATAAAAGAGCCGGTGCTCTTTAA
- a CDS encoding LacI family DNA-binding transcriptional regulator gives MKQKNVTLKTVADKAGVSITTVSHVINKTRHVNQDTKETVLKTLEELNYIGFKSRKANKIEYVGVIIADIREDYYVSITKAIETFASDMGISILICDSEDDPAKEKRNINMLLDRNVSGLIIAPIESENMPKGLTRSNIPVVLIDRQYENHDFLFVGINNLYSCYLGAKYLHEKGAERIGFIGYSESVYTIKQRVLGYKTYQQEMENGRNPAVLSLSYHKENSYPLIKNFIEQENIDGIICATSAVCYELVSVINDLPEEQKKKLKVITYDDNKWFDYLNFPVSVVSQPTAEIGNAAIENLISLIEHKGPIENVKRELLYDTSIIDRL, from the coding sequence ATGAAGCAGAAAAATGTCACCCTTAAAACCGTTGCTGACAAAGCCGGGGTTTCTATTACTACCGTATCCCATGTCATAAATAAAACAAGACATGTAAATCAGGACACGAAGGAAACGGTCCTCAAAACTCTGGAGGAACTGAATTATATAGGGTTTAAGTCCAGAAAGGCCAACAAAATAGAATATGTGGGAGTTATCATAGCGGATATCCGGGAGGATTATTATGTTTCCATAACAAAAGCTATAGAGACATTTGCTTCTGATATGGGAATTTCCATCCTTATCTGTGACTCAGAAGATGACCCTGCAAAGGAAAAAAGAAACATCAATATGCTTCTTGATCGAAATGTAAGCGGTTTGATCATTGCGCCCATTGAGTCTGAAAACATGCCGAAAGGGTTAACCCGATCGAATATTCCTGTCGTTCTGATCGACCGTCAGTATGAGAATCACGATTTTCTGTTTGTGGGGATCAATAATTTATACAGCTGTTATTTAGGAGCAAAATACCTCCATGAGAAAGGAGCTGAAAGAATTGGATTTATCGGTTATTCCGAGTCTGTGTATACAATTAAGCAGAGAGTTCTCGGATATAAAACCTATCAGCAGGAAATGGAAAACGGAAGAAATCCGGCAGTTCTTTCTCTTAGTTACCATAAAGAGAATTCCTATCCCCTAATAAAAAATTTTATTGAGCAGGAAAATATTGACGGAATCATTTGCGCAACATCTGCCGTTTGTTATGAGCTTGTAAGCGTCATCAATGACCTTCCGGAAGAGCAAAAGAAAAAATTGAAAGTGATAACCTATGATGACAACAAATGGTTTGATTATTTGAACTTCCCGGTTTCCGTCGTTTCACAGCCCACAGCAGAGATAGGAAATGCCGCCATTGAAAACCTAATATCATTGATAGAACACAAAGGCCCGATCGAAAATGTTAAAAGAGAGCTGCTTTATGATACCAGTATTATAGACCGCTTGTAG
- a CDS encoding YdeI/OmpD-associated family protein, producing the protein MNDKMNKKGILPTALHEIPKDIEKVLMLDENLLSKWNALTPLARNEWVCWITITKKDETRQAHIDRMREELLEGKKRPCCWPGCPHRRENAKKWLKNS; encoded by the coding sequence ATGAATGATAAAATGAACAAAAAAGGGATATTACCAACAGCATTACATGAAATACCTAAAGACATAGAAAAGGTACTGATGTTGGATGAGAATCTGCTGAGCAAGTGGAATGCTCTTACTCCCCTTGCTAGAAATGAGTGGGTGTGTTGGATTACCATTACAAAGAAAGATGAGACAAGACAGGCCCATATTGACCGCATGCGTGAAGAACTACTTGAAGGAAAAAAAAGGCCCTGTTGCTGGCCAGGTTGTCCTCATCGTAGAGAAAATGCCAAAAAATGGTTAAAGAATTCATGA
- a CDS encoding class I SAM-dependent methyltransferase, with protein sequence MSEFWKTNFRDKNEMWGASPADAAFDISERFSKYKLNHILIPGFGYGRNAIPFLNKGMKVTGIEISRTAIELAQKRLENDVKIYHDSVSSMPFDEEQYDGIFCYALIHLLDESERVSLINNCFNQLSSNGYMIFIALSSNDSRYGKGLEVKENTFQTKHGINLFFYNIPSIQEEFGKYGLVEFEEINEPTASKEGKPVEKFWQIVCKKK encoded by the coding sequence ATGAGTGAATTTTGGAAAACAAATTTTAGAGATAAGAATGAAATGTGGGGGGCTTCCCCTGCTGATGCCGCTTTTGATATTTCAGAACGTTTTTCAAAATATAAGTTAAACCATATTTTAATACCTGGTTTTGGTTATGGTAGAAATGCAATACCTTTTCTAAATAAGGGTATGAAAGTCACCGGGATTGAGATTTCAAGAACTGCGATTGAGTTAGCACAAAAAAGGTTAGAGAATGATGTGAAAATATATCATGATTCAGTAAGTTCTATGCCTTTTGATGAAGAACAATACGATGGTATTTTTTGTTATGCATTGATTCATTTGTTGGATGAATCAGAAAGAGTGAGTCTTATCAATAACTGTTTTAATCAACTTAGTTCTAATGGGTATATGATTTTTATCGCGCTCTCATCCAATGATTCAAGATATGGAAAGGGATTGGAAGTAAAAGAAAATACATTTCAAACCAAACATGGAATTAATTTATTTTTTTACAATATTCCATCTATACAGGAAGAATTCGGAAAATACGGATTGGTTGAATTTGAAGAAATAAATGAACCAACAGCATCAAAAGAAGGCAAACCTGTTGAGAAATTTTGGCAAATTGTGTGCAAAAAAAAATAG
- the xylB gene encoding xylulokinase, with protein sequence MKTTIGIDNGTQSTKVVFYDFENKKIVASATAPHDMISREDGSREQKASWWIQALENCFSQIDPQIKKTALSVGVSGQQHGFVPLDAEGNVLRDVKLWCDTSTAKECSEISSAFGGNEKLLKEVGNLVLPGYTASKILWFKKNNPAEYKRMAHILLPHDYLNFYLTGEYTMEYGDASGTALLNVKTRTWHKELVRALDPDKDLMSCLPGLLEPWESSGRILPDIAGKFGIPEGIPVSSGGGDNMMGAVGTGTVRDGVLTMSLGTSGTLYGYSDSPVIDPQGNLAGFCSSTGGWLPLLCTMNCTVATELMRQLFDFGVKEFDQLGASAPVGSEGILTLPFFNGERTPNFPNGKGCIVGMTAGNVKKENIFRSALESAILGMKLGLDSFRNLGFKAREVRLIGGGAKSAVWRQITADILDLPVVVPETDEAAALGGALQALWCLKKSRGEEADINTLVDEHVTLAKGKSCSPNPENVKDYEKVYTNYTAYVKALSGLFG encoded by the coding sequence ATGAAAACCACAATCGGAATAGATAACGGAACACAGAGTACTAAAGTTGTTTTCTATGATTTTGAAAACAAAAAAATTGTTGCCTCTGCAACAGCTCCCCATGACATGATCAGCCGGGAGGACGGTAGTAGAGAACAGAAGGCATCCTGGTGGATACAGGCCCTGGAGAACTGTTTCAGCCAGATAGATCCTCAGATTAAAAAAACAGCTCTGTCCGTGGGAGTCTCTGGGCAGCAGCACGGTTTTGTACCCCTTGATGCAGAAGGAAATGTCCTCAGAGATGTAAAACTTTGGTGCGATACCTCAACGGCAAAGGAGTGTTCCGAGATTTCCTCAGCCTTTGGAGGTAATGAAAAACTTCTCAAAGAGGTCGGTAATCTGGTCCTTCCCGGATACACTGCATCCAAAATCCTCTGGTTCAAAAAGAACAATCCCGCAGAGTATAAACGTATGGCCCATATTCTGCTGCCCCATGACTATCTGAACTTCTACCTCACAGGTGAATATACCATGGAGTATGGAGACGCCTCTGGGACAGCCCTGCTGAATGTAAAGACCCGAACCTGGCATAAAGAGCTTGTGAGAGCTCTGGATCCGGATAAAGATCTTATGTCCTGCCTGCCCGGCCTTCTGGAACCCTGGGAGAGTAGCGGGCGTATACTCCCAGATATTGCCGGAAAATTCGGTATCCCCGAAGGAATCCCGGTCTCAAGCGGCGGCGGAGACAATATGATGGGCGCTGTCGGCACAGGAACCGTCCGGGACGGTGTTCTTACCATGAGCCTGGGAACAAGCGGAACCCTCTATGGTTATTCCGATTCTCCCGTAATAGATCCTCAGGGGAACCTGGCGGGTTTTTGTTCCAGTACAGGCGGATGGTTGCCCCTGCTCTGCACCATGAACTGCACCGTAGCCACCGAGCTGATGCGGCAGCTCTTCGATTTTGGTGTGAAGGAGTTCGATCAGCTGGGTGCTTCCGCTCCAGTGGGGAGCGAAGGAATCCTGACACTTCCCTTTTTCAATGGGGAACGGACTCCCAACTTTCCCAATGGAAAGGGCTGTATCGTGGGGATGACCGCCGGCAATGTGAAGAAAGAAAATATTTTCCGCTCCGCCCTTGAGTCGGCCATCCTCGGGATGAAGCTGGGGCTGGATTCATTTCGGAACCTCGGATTCAAAGCTCGGGAAGTCAGGCTAATTGGAGGAGGTGCCAAATCTGCGGTTTGGCGACAGATTACAGCGGACATTCTAGATCTGCCTGTTGTGGTCCCCGAAACTGACGAAGCCGCCGCCCTGGGCGGAGCGCTTCAGGCTCTCTGGTGTCTTAAGAAGTCACGGGGAGAAGAGGCTGATATCAATACTCTGGTGGATGAACATGTAACTCTCGCCAAAGGGAAAAGCTGCTCTCCTAATCCTGAAAATGTCAAAGACTATGAGAAAGTGTATACAAATTATACTGCCTATGTGAAAGCTCTCAGCGGACTCTTCGGCTGA
- a CDS encoding GFA family protein: MKYLGSCLCGNIQYEVDGEFENFFLCHCKSCRKDTGSAHAANLFSSTAKLKWLKGEGEVKTFNYQNSGHIKAFCPNCSSALPNIQMDGTLLVVPAGSLDTDIDITPSGHIYLNEKAAWDNNLELAPKFEELPVDNSE, encoded by the coding sequence ATGAAATATCTAGGATCTTGTTTATGTGGTAACATTCAGTATGAAGTGGATGGAGAATTTGAAAATTTCTTCCTATGCCATTGTAAGTCTTGTAGAAAAGATACAGGTTCTGCCCATGCGGCCAACTTGTTTTCGTCAACAGCCAAGCTCAAATGGTTGAAAGGCGAAGGTGAAGTCAAAACATTTAATTATCAAAATTCCGGCCATATAAAAGCCTTTTGTCCAAATTGTAGTTCTGCTCTACCTAATATACAGATGGATGGAACGCTATTGGTTGTTCCTGCTGGAAGCCTGGATACCGACATTGATATTACTCCTTCCGGGCATATATATCTAAATGAAAAAGCAGCTTGGGATAATAATTTAGAACTTGCACCAAAATTTGAAGAGCTGCCTGTAGATAACAGTGAATAA
- a CDS encoding ABC transporter permease, giving the protein MKTKILQFWDTAKNKYSILLVLIVLTIVSTAINPNFLTGANLSNVSRQIAVTTILAFGETILIICGMLDLSSGSVLALSGVLSVSAFKMTGNLPLAFFVAIFVAVFCNLINALMVTRFKTPPFIATLAMLAMARGAALLYTKGQNIYQIGDYTVFGQGYIGFIPTPVVFMIILFIATWYILKHTRFGRSLFAIGGNEEAANASGINVNRNKVYAFAVNGILVGIAGVLFMSRVNSGLPNGAIGYEFEALTSSVIGGTSFTGGIGTAGGTVAGAFIVGFLNNIMNLTNVNSYLQQIVRGAIIALAVIYDINSKSKKNKKNLGNISGKKA; this is encoded by the coding sequence ATGAAAACTAAAATTCTGCAATTCTGGGATACAGCCAAGAACAAATACAGTATCCTTCTTGTACTGATCGTGCTAACGATCGTTTCCACAGCGATTAACCCGAACTTTCTGACAGGAGCCAATCTGTCGAATGTTTCCCGTCAGATAGCCGTTACCACCATTCTGGCCTTTGGTGAAACAATTCTTATCATTTGTGGCATGCTGGACCTCTCATCCGGTTCTGTACTGGCCTTGTCGGGAGTCCTTTCCGTATCGGCATTTAAAATGACAGGCAATCTGCCTCTTGCCTTCTTTGTGGCTATTTTTGTCGCAGTATTCTGCAACCTGATCAATGCTCTTATGGTTACGAGGTTTAAAACTCCTCCCTTTATTGCCACACTGGCAATGCTGGCCATGGCGCGGGGAGCGGCTTTGCTCTATACAAAGGGACAGAATATCTATCAGATTGGGGATTATACGGTTTTCGGTCAGGGCTATATCGGTTTTATTCCGACTCCCGTTGTGTTCATGATCATACTCTTCATAGCTACATGGTATATTCTGAAACATACAAGGTTCGGGCGGTCTCTATTTGCAATCGGCGGAAATGAAGAGGCGGCAAATGCCTCGGGTATCAATGTCAACAGGAATAAAGTATACGCTTTTGCTGTTAATGGTATTCTTGTAGGTATCGCCGGTGTACTCTTCATGTCCAGGGTTAACTCGGGTCTGCCCAACGGGGCGATCGGCTATGAGTTTGAAGCTTTGACCTCCTCGGTTATCGGCGGAACCAGTTTTACAGGCGGCATCGGAACAGCCGGCGGTACTGTTGCAGGAGCATTTATAGTAGGATTCCTGAATAACATTATGAACCTTACCAATGTGAACTCCTATCTGCAGCAGATCGTTCGAGGTGCTATTATCGCCCTGGCCGTAATTTACGATATCAATTCAAAGAGTAAGAAAAATAAAAAGAACCTAGGAAATATATCCGGAAAAAAAGCCTAA
- a CDS encoding sugar ABC transporter ATP-binding protein gives MEEIKLKVSKIEKSFPGVKALDNINFSVQKGTVHVLCGENGAGKSTLMKIINGVYKPDAGTIAIDGQKVEIKNPIQARAHGISMIFQELNYIPEMTVEESLFVGRLPVNKFHKVDWKEIRKRTLELLKAEGLPYSPTTQLKDLSVSDIQMLEILKAISYKSDIIIMDEPTSAITDKEVALLFEKIDKLKKNGASIIYISHKMDEIFKIADEITVLRDGSVIETRNKDDITIDEVIALMVGRELSSEYPKEEVPMGDEILEVRNLTSPGNFEKVSFNLKDGEIVGFAGLMGAGRTEIMRAVFGLDPFTEGEILKRGKPIDSSTVEKSIKNGVVMLSEDRRRFGIIPVRGVRENVSLANLKKFFYRGHLHSRDEAKVIQDICRQMNVKTPTMDTSISSLSGGNQQKVVLAKWMINDPEILIMDEPTRGIDIGAKFEIYKLMTSFVKKKKAIIMVSSELPELIGMCDRIYVMSKGQLMGCLTRDEFSQETIMKMATGVMKKESDNEN, from the coding sequence ATGGAAGAAATCAAGTTAAAGGTTTCCAAAATCGAGAAGTCTTTCCCCGGCGTAAAAGCTCTGGATAATATCAATTTTTCCGTACAGAAAGGAACAGTTCATGTTCTCTGCGGTGAAAATGGTGCCGGAAAGTCCACCTTGATGAAGATCATCAATGGTGTATACAAACCCGATGCGGGAACAATTGCCATCGATGGTCAGAAAGTCGAGATAAAAAACCCGATTCAGGCGAGAGCTCATGGCATATCCATGATCTTCCAGGAATTGAATTACATACCAGAGATGACCGTAGAAGAGAGCCTTTTTGTAGGGCGTCTGCCGGTTAATAAATTTCATAAAGTCGACTGGAAAGAGATCCGCAAAAGAACCCTGGAGCTGCTGAAGGCGGAGGGTCTGCCTTATTCTCCCACAACCCAGCTAAAAGACCTGTCTGTTTCAGATATTCAGATGCTGGAGATTCTCAAGGCCATTTCCTACAAATCAGATATTATCATAATGGATGAACCTACTTCCGCCATTACTGATAAGGAAGTTGCTCTGCTGTTTGAAAAAATAGACAAACTTAAAAAGAACGGTGCCAGCATTATCTATATCTCCCATAAAATGGATGAGATTTTTAAAATTGCTGATGAAATTACTGTTCTGAGAGACGGAAGTGTAATTGAAACAAGAAATAAAGATGATATTACTATAGATGAAGTTATCGCTCTCATGGTGGGGCGGGAACTCTCAAGCGAATATCCCAAGGAAGAAGTTCCTATGGGTGATGAAATCCTTGAAGTCAGGAATCTGACGAGTCCCGGCAACTTTGAAAAAGTCTCTTTCAATCTGAAGGACGGTGAAATTGTCGGTTTTGCCGGTCTGATGGGAGCCGGGCGTACCGAGATTATGAGAGCGGTTTTCGGACTGGATCCTTTTACGGAGGGAGAAATCCTGAAAAGAGGAAAGCCGATTGATAGTAGCACCGTTGAAAAAAGTATCAAGAACGGTGTGGTAATGCTCTCCGAAGATAGACGGCGCTTCGGGATCATTCCTGTCCGTGGTGTCCGGGAAAATGTCTCTTTGGCAAACCTTAAAAAGTTCTTCTACAGAGGACACCTCCACTCACGGGACGAAGCCAAAGTCATTCAGGACATCTGCCGGCAGATGAATGTTAAAACTCCCACAATGGATACGTCTATCAGTTCTTTAAGCGGCGGTAATCAGCAGAAAGTTGTACTGGCCAAATGGATGATCAATGATCCGGAGATCCTTATCATGGATGAGCCGACCCGTGGAATTGACATTGGTGCCAAGTTTGAAATTTACAAGCTGATGACCTCGTTTGTTAAAAAGAAAAAGGCAATCATCATGGTTTCTTCAGAACTGCCGGAACTTATCGGCATGTGCGATCGAATCTATGTCATGTCAAAAGGACAACTTATGGGCTGTCTGACCAGGGATGAATTTTCCCAGGAAACTATTATGAAAATGGCAACAGGCGTTATGAAAAAGGAGTCTGATAATGAAAACTAA
- a CDS encoding MarR family winged helix-turn-helix transcriptional regulator, with product MLKKIIGRNISILYRHEYQYIDIKLKKYNLNKVQAEVLLFLKDNDNVNHKEINDFFLFNKATITKIITSLENNEYVTRISNNKDQRYKCISLTEKGINIISNIIEILQQSEKIMIKDIAEEDIEKISTILSQMVENITQEKES from the coding sequence ATGCTAAAGAAAATTATTGGACGAAATATATCTATTCTTTATAGACATGAGTATCAATATATAGATATTAAACTAAAAAAATATAACTTAAATAAGGTTCAAGCAGAAGTTTTATTATTTCTAAAAGACAATGATAATGTTAATCATAAAGAAATAAATGACTTTTTTCTCTTTAACAAAGCAACTATAACCAAAATTATAACTTCCTTAGAGAATAATGAATATGTTACGAGAATATCAAACAACAAAGACCAGAGGTATAAATGCATTTCCTTAACAGAGAAAGGGATAAATATAATATCCAATATCATTGAGATATTACAGCAGAGTGAAAAAATAATGATAAAAGATATCGCTGAAGAAGATATAGAAAAGATTAGTACAATACTTTCGCAGATGGTAGAAAATATTACACAGGAAAAAGAAAGCTAA
- a CDS encoding NAD(P)-dependent alcohol dehydrogenase, translated as MKAVVLEDKGKISLRDFDLDDQMTADDVRIKPVAVGICGSDVHYYKEGNIGNFIVKEPMILGHEASGVVTEVGANVKHLSVGDRVCMEPGIPNFKSTETLQGMYNLDPDVAFWATPPIHGCLRESVVHPGSLTFKLPDNVSFHEGALVEPVAIGMHSANKAEISSGDTALVMGAGTIGIVTALAAEASGCSKVFIADIKKEKLDFVKKHYSARVTAIDLKSQAIKDVLTASDVDLVDIVFEASGSPKAFEGIADYVKPGGTIVLIGMPSGPVPLDIVSLQAKELNIKTIFRYVNIYPRVINLISSGKLNVKPLVTSTYNFKDAVKAMEYAATLPNDEIKIMIDTDF; from the coding sequence GTGAAAGCTGTTGTATTAGAAGATAAAGGAAAAATCAGTCTACGTGACTTTGATCTTGATGATCAAATGACGGCTGATGATGTACGGATAAAACCCGTTGCGGTTGGTATTTGCGGAAGCGATGTCCATTATTATAAAGAAGGCAACATCGGGAATTTTATTGTTAAAGAACCCATGATTCTGGGGCATGAGGCCAGCGGTGTCGTGACAGAAGTCGGCGCTAATGTAAAGCATTTAAGTGTGGGCGACCGAGTCTGTATGGAACCGGGAATTCCTAATTTCAAGAGTACAGAAACTCTTCAGGGAATGTACAATCTGGATCCGGATGTTGCTTTCTGGGCAACTCCTCCTATCCATGGCTGTCTGCGGGAATCGGTAGTGCATCCTGGAAGCCTGACATTCAAACTCCCTGATAATGTTTCCTTTCATGAAGGTGCTTTAGTTGAACCTGTTGCCATCGGCATGCATTCCGCCAATAAGGCGGAGATTTCATCCGGTGATACCGCCCTTGTCATGGGAGCCGGCACAATCGGTATCGTAACTGCCCTGGCAGCGGAAGCTTCGGGATGCTCGAAAGTCTTTATCGCGGACATTAAAAAAGAGAAACTTGATTTTGTTAAAAAGCATTACAGCGCCAGAGTGACAGCGATTGATCTGAAATCACAGGCGATCAAAGATGTACTGACTGCATCAGATGTAGATTTGGTTGATATAGTTTTTGAAGCCAGCGGTAGCCCTAAAGCATTTGAGGGCATTGCGGATTATGTAAAGCCAGGCGGTACAATTGTGCTGATTGGAATGCCTTCCGGTCCAGTTCCCTTAGATATTGTTTCCCTTCAGGCTAAAGAACTGAATATTAAAACAATTTTCCGCTATGTGAATATCTATCCCCGTGTCATCAATCTCATTTCATCAGGAAAATTGAATGTAAAACCCCTTGTTACAAGTACCTATAATTTCAAAGATGCGGTTAAGGCAATGGAATATGCCGCGACCCTTCCGAATGATGAAATCAAGATAATGATAGATACGGACTTTTAA
- a CDS encoding MATE family efflux transporter, with amino-acid sequence MDKKNKLEFMDVKKLIIKMSFPAIISMIVQALYNIIDSIFVARISEKALTALSLAFPIQLTLISIFVGLGVGLNSYISRKLGERNRDVAINTAEHGFFIGILLWLLFAFSSAFVPEMFFKLFTQDQEVIFYAVQYTKIIMIFSFGSIIAEVCMNILRATGDMISSMKIQLLGAITNIILDPILIFGFLFIPELGVKGAAIATALGQIISMFYALILVLGNQKFKLNIKKFHYSKLITIEILKVGIPVTFMQFLGSIMLSGINLILALFSGTAIAVFGVYYKLQSFIFMPVFGLTQGLMPILGFNYGAKKQERVMDTLKYGSIYAGIIMLLGTAIFQIFPRQLLILFNSSSEMERLGVGCLRIISSGFLFAGIVTVLSTYFQALGSAPVSLIVSLARQIIILLPVAYILSLFWGITGVWIAFPIAEITSFIIGLFFTVKVIKKSDKYYETDLLYA; translated from the coding sequence ATGGATAAGAAAAACAAATTAGAATTTATGGATGTAAAAAAATTAATTATTAAAATGTCATTTCCCGCAATCATATCCATGATTGTACAAGCACTATACAATATAATTGATAGCATTTTTGTCGCACGAATATCCGAAAAGGCCTTAACGGCACTCTCTTTAGCATTTCCCATTCAGCTTACCTTAATATCAATCTTTGTTGGTTTAGGTGTTGGTTTGAACTCATACATATCAAGAAAACTGGGTGAAAGAAATAGAGATGTAGCTATAAATACTGCAGAACATGGATTTTTTATTGGGATTTTACTTTGGCTGCTTTTTGCTTTCTCCTCCGCATTTGTTCCGGAAATGTTTTTCAAACTATTTACCCAAGATCAAGAAGTCATATTCTATGCTGTTCAATATACAAAGATAATAATGATATTCTCATTTGGTAGTATCATAGCCGAAGTTTGCATGAATATTTTAAGAGCAACAGGGGATATGATCAGTTCAATGAAAATACAGCTTTTGGGCGCAATTACTAATATAATACTAGATCCTATCTTAATATTTGGATTCTTATTCATTCCTGAATTAGGAGTAAAGGGAGCAGCAATTGCTACTGCTCTTGGACAAATTATTTCAATGTTTTATGCCCTGATCCTTGTGCTTGGTAATCAGAAATTTAAGCTGAATATAAAGAAATTTCACTATTCTAAGTTGATAACTATTGAAATCCTCAAAGTTGGAATCCCTGTAACGTTTATGCAGTTTCTAGGATCTATTATGCTTTCTGGAATAAATCTTATACTAGCTCTTTTTTCAGGAACAGCCATTGCCGTCTTTGGTGTCTATTATAAACTTCAATCCTTTATATTCATGCCTGTATTTGGATTAACTCAAGGCCTTATGCCTATATTGGGATTTAACTATGGAGCAAAAAAACAGGAAAGAGTGATGGATACACTCAAATATGGATCAATCTATGCAGGAATAATCATGCTATTAGGGACAGCCATATTTCAAATATTCCCTCGCCAGTTATTAATACTGTTCAACAGCAGCTCTGAGATGGAAAGACTCGGGGTCGGATGTTTGAGGATTATAAGTTCAGGATTTCTCTTTGCAGGTATCGTAACTGTGCTCTCCACTTATTTCCAGGCCCTTGGAAGTGCTCCCGTTAGCTTAATTGTATCATTAGCAAGACAAATCATCATACTTTTACCAGTTGCCTATATTTTGAGTCTTTTCTGGGGTATTACAGGAGTATGGATAGCATTCCCTATTGCAGAAATAACATCATTTATTATCGGTCTATTTTTTACTGTAAAAGTAATAAAGAAATCGGATAAATATTATGAAACAGATCTACTTTACGCATAA
- a CDS encoding DUF1801 domain-containing protein: MVKEFMREKSVNTSIDIFIESKILPEYKPIIIKFRSLIKKKFPNIKEEMRGGTKQYYGVPVYRHIRIILTLSPTKKGITFSFSDGKRFEDKYNALEGKGNTSLNLRIGKLEEYGDDILEYYIKQAIKFDQDKEKIKIKKIHSSQ; encoded by the coding sequence ATGGTTAAAGAATTCATGAGAGAAAAATCTGTGAATACTTCCATAGATATATTCATTGAATCCAAAATCTTACCAGAATATAAGCCGATTATTATTAAGTTTAGAAGTCTCATCAAAAAAAAGTTTCCAAATATTAAAGAAGAAATGCGTGGTGGAACAAAGCAATATTATGGAGTGCCTGTTTATAGGCATATAAGAATCATATTGACTTTAAGCCCAACTAAAAAAGGGATTACATTTTCCTTTTCGGACGGGAAGAGATTCGAGGACAAATATAATGCATTAGAGGGGAAAGGCAATACATCACTTAATCTCAGGATTGGCAAACTCGAGGAATACGGAGATGATATATTAGAATATTATATAAAACAGGCAATAAAGTTTGATCAAGATAAAGAGAAGATAAAAATAAAGAAGATTCATTCGAGTCAGTAA